The following proteins come from a genomic window of Finegoldia magna ATCC 29328:
- the murG gene encoding undecaprenyldiphospho-muramoylpentapeptide beta-N-acetylglucosaminyltransferase, with amino-acid sequence MNIIVSGGGTGGHIYPAISLIEELKKRDKDNKILYVGTEKGLESSIVPKLGIDFKTIHVRGIPRKINANSFKALKELFQGLREANKILKEFKPDLVIGTGGYVSGPILYKATKTKAKVAFHEQNSFPGITNRILSRYVDKYFVTFKESIKYFKNQDKAVVTGNPIRNRFTDIEKNKKSALEQYDISENKKVVFIFGGSNGSEILNKATLNMIEKISNQDKFEIVLATGKLNYDEFIQQSGKEIKNLHVYPYIDDIDKAYAVSDLIVTSSGAITLAELSFLGKASILVPKAYTTENHQEHNARAFEKNGASKVILEKDLNSDTLFDQINEILSDDNLLNELSENSKKMSYPTACKDIVDELYRLVEQDEKA; translated from the coding sequence ATGAATATCATAGTATCTGGCGGTGGAACTGGTGGACATATATATCCAGCAATTTCATTAATAGAAGAATTAAAGAAAAGAGATAAGGATAATAAAATCCTATATGTAGGCACCGAAAAGGGATTGGAAAGTAGCATTGTACCAAAACTAGGAATAGATTTTAAAACTATACATGTGAGAGGAATTCCTAGAAAAATAAATGCGAATTCTTTTAAAGCTTTGAAAGAATTATTTCAAGGATTAAGAGAAGCAAATAAAATCCTCAAAGAATTCAAACCAGATCTTGTCATAGGAACTGGTGGATATGTGAGTGGACCTATATTATACAAAGCCACTAAAACTAAAGCAAAGGTAGCTTTTCATGAGCAAAATAGTTTTCCGGGAATAACGAATAGAATTCTATCTAGATATGTTGATAAATATTTTGTGACATTTAAAGAATCGATTAAATATTTCAAAAATCAAGATAAAGCTGTCGTAACAGGAAATCCAATTAGAAATAGATTTACTGATATTGAAAAAAACAAAAAATCTGCGCTCGAACAATACGATATTTCAGAAAATAAAAAGGTTGTATTTATTTTTGGCGGTTCAAATGGTTCTGAAATATTAAACAAAGCAACATTGAATATGATTGAAAAAATATCTAATCAAGATAAATTCGAAATAGTTTTAGCTACAGGTAAGTTGAACTACGATGAATTTATACAACAATCAGGGAAAGAAATTAAAAATTTACACGTTTACCCATATATCGATGATATAGATAAAGCTTATGCAGTATCTGATTTAATAGTGACAAGTAGTGGAGCTATAACATTAGCTGAATTATCTTTCCTGGGAAAAGCATCTATACTCGTTCCAAAAGCATATACAACTGAAAATCATCAAGAGCATAACGCCAGAGCTTTTGAAAAAAATGGAGCAAGTAAAGTAATATTAGAAAAAGATTTGAACTCTGATACATTGTTTGATCAAATTAACGAAATATTAAGTGATGATAATTTATTAAATGAACTTTCAGAAAACTCTAAGAAAATGTCATATCCAACTGCTTGTAAAGATATCGTAGATGAACTTTACAGATTGGTAGAACAAGATGAAAAAGCTTAG
- a CDS encoding cell division protein FtsQ/DivIB, translated as MKKLRTVIIVAISLLIALIVYLCATIDYFSIKTIKVKNNKIVKLSEIKNYANYSLGENIFRFNKNKLQTKISKDIYIRSANIKKIYPNTIEVTVEETKDICYFEIGKDKFFVDSDFNVVKNKDRIDYSKIVKIVGANENLSKINNLESDEKFYEFLKNLFSHKVLNQLTEINVYNASDITLLTKNEISVFFGDLNDSEKKSNNISKILNEISTKSINTKIVDTKDPKKPFLIKENAEQSE; from the coding sequence ATGAAAAAGCTTAGAACGGTTATTATTGTCGCAATATCACTATTGATTGCGCTGATAGTGTATTTATGTGCTACAATTGACTATTTTTCAATAAAAACAATAAAGGTTAAAAACAATAAAATAGTAAAATTATCTGAAATAAAAAATTATGCTAATTACTCATTAGGAGAAAATATTTTTAGATTTAACAAGAATAAATTACAAACTAAAATTAGTAAAGATATTTATATTAGAAGTGCGAATATCAAGAAAATTTATCCGAATACCATAGAAGTAACAGTAGAAGAAACGAAAGATATTTGTTATTTTGAAATTGGAAAGGATAAGTTTTTTGTAGATTCTGATTTTAATGTGGTAAAGAACAAAGATAGAATTGATTATTCTAAGATTGTTAAGATAGTTGGAGCAAATGAAAATTTGTCGAAAATAAATAATTTAGAATCAGATGAAAAGTTTTACGAATTTTTGAAGAATCTTTTTTCTCATAAAGTTTTAAATCAATTAACTGAAATTAATGTTTACAATGCAAGTGATATAACTTTGCTTACAAAAAATGAAATAAGCGTGTTTTTTGGAGATTTAAATGATTCAGAAAAGAAATCTAATAATATTTCAAAAATTTTGAATGAAATTAGTACTAAAAGTATAAACACAAAAATAGTAGATACTAAAGATCCTAAAAAACCATTTTTGATAAAAGAAAATGCAGAACAAAGTGAGTAA
- the ftsZ gene encoding cell division protein FtsZ translates to MTFDMELEDNDLAKIKVIGVGGGGNNAVKRMKEEGLQGVEFVAVNTDKQILNNLDINTKLQIGSKITKGLGAGANPAVGMKAAEESRNEIEEALDKTDMVFVTAGMGGGTGTGAAPVVAQIAKEKGILTVGVVTKPFTFEGRKRQMQAEQGIEALKGKVDTLVIIPNDKLLQISDKRTTMSEAFMMADEVLMDGIQGISDLIAVPNLINLDFADVRSIMLNQGIAHMGIGKANGDNRAMEAAKLAVKSPLLETSIGGAKAVLINVTGKELGLFEVNEAAELIREEVDPDANIIFGAGIDESLGDDIKITVIATGFDSDNPMANKLKSNKKSDPVSQKSEETSEKDHDDIEIPSFLKRRGF, encoded by the coding sequence ATGACTTTTGATATGGAACTAGAAGATAATGATTTAGCAAAAATCAAAGTAATTGGTGTTGGTGGCGGTGGAAATAACGCTGTCAAGAGAATGAAAGAAGAAGGTTTACAAGGCGTTGAATTCGTAGCGGTAAATACTGACAAACAAATTTTAAATAATTTAGATATTAATACTAAATTACAAATCGGAAGCAAGATTACTAAGGGTTTGGGAGCCGGAGCTAATCCTGCAGTTGGTATGAAAGCTGCTGAAGAAAGTAGAAACGAAATCGAAGAAGCACTTGATAAAACAGACATGGTATTTGTAACTGCTGGTATGGGTGGCGGAACTGGTACTGGTGCTGCACCTGTAGTTGCACAAATTGCAAAAGAAAAAGGAATTCTTACAGTTGGCGTTGTAACAAAACCATTTACTTTTGAAGGAAGAAAAAGACAAATGCAGGCTGAACAAGGTATCGAAGCTTTAAAGGGAAAAGTTGATACATTGGTAATAATTCCTAATGATAAATTATTACAAATTTCAGACAAGAGAACAACAATGTCAGAAGCTTTTATGATGGCTGATGAAGTTTTGATGGATGGTATTCAAGGTATCTCTGATTTAATTGCTGTACCTAACTTAATTAACTTGGACTTTGCTGATGTTAGATCCATTATGCTAAACCAAGGAATTGCTCACATGGGTATTGGTAAAGCGAATGGAGACAACAGAGCTATGGAAGCTGCAAAACTTGCAGTAAAATCTCCATTATTAGAAACATCAATCGGAGGAGCAAAAGCTGTTTTGATTAATGTTACAGGAAAAGAATTAGGATTATTCGAAGTTAATGAAGCTGCAGAATTAATCAGAGAAGAAGTAGATCCAGACGCTAATATTATATTTGGTGCTGGTATTGATGAGTCTTTAGGTGACGATATCAAAATTACTGTAATTGCAACAGGATTTGATTCTGATAACCCAATGGCTAACAAATTAAAATCAAATAAAAAGTCTGATCCAGTTTCTCAAAAATCAGAAGAAACTTCTGAAAAAGATCATGATGATATAGAAATACCTTCATTCTTGAAGAGAAGAGGATTCTAA
- the nrdR gene encoding transcriptional regulator NrdR — protein MKCPFCNASDTKVVDTRASEDDKIVRRRRECISCHKRFTTYERYDFNNLTVVKKDKNREAFDRDKVYRGMKKSCEKRPVPDSVLLEATKEIEVELTHSNKREVDSSEIGELIMKKLKKIDKVAYIRFASVYREFTDVKSFNEEISKLDNE, from the coding sequence ATGAAATGTCCGTTCTGTAATGCATCTGATACAAAAGTTGTAGATACTAGAGCATCTGAAGACGACAAAATTGTTAGACGAAGAAGAGAATGTATTTCTTGCCACAAAAGATTTACTACTTATGAAAGATATGACTTTAATAATCTTACAGTGGTAAAAAAAGATAAAAACAGAGAAGCTTTTGATAGAGATAAAGTGTATCGTGGAATGAAAAAGTCTTGTGAAAAAAGACCTGTTCCAGATTCAGTGTTGCTTGAGGCTACTAAAGAGATAGAAGTTGAATTAACACATAGCAATAAAAGGGAGGTAGATTCATCTGAAATAGGTGAATTAATAATGAAAAAGCTTAAGAAAATTGACAAGGTTGCATATATTCGTTTTGCTTCTGTGTATAGAGAATTTACAGATGTTAAATCTTTTAACGAGGAAATATCAAAATTAGATAATGAATAA
- a CDS encoding replication-associated recombination protein A, with the protein MDLFEYNLQLQKENSSPLANRLRPKSLDKYFGQSHVVGEGKLLNRLIKADKIPSMIFYGPPGTGKTTLAEIISNQTNSLFERLSAISNGVKDIREVISTAKTNLSMYNKKTVLFIDEIHRFNKSQQDALLGYVEDGTITLIGATTENPFFEVNKALLSRCQIIELKPLTDNDIRNIIENALTEDKKLKEMNIQIDEKAIDVLVNSANGDARSALNALEIAVESTDQVNGCLIIDEDAIKNSVFKPVLKYDKEEDHYNVISAFIKSMRGSDIDAALYYLARMIESGEDPKFIARRMVIFASEDIGLANPEALTVAINVFNAVNLIGLPECRINLSNGVIYLASSEKSNTSYIAIDKALEDIRQNKIYDVPSHLKDAHYYGAKSLNRGLGYKYPHSDDSYQQYLPDELKNQKYYDPKDIGFESKIYKKIRSKE; encoded by the coding sequence TTGGATTTATTTGAATATAATTTACAATTACAAAAAGAAAATAGTTCACCGTTAGCAAATAGACTTAGACCAAAAAGTTTGGATAAATATTTTGGACAATCTCACGTGGTTGGCGAAGGAAAGCTTTTGAATAGATTGATAAAGGCTGATAAAATTCCTTCTATGATTTTTTACGGACCACCTGGAACTGGAAAAACAACCTTGGCAGAAATTATTTCGAATCAAACTAATTCTTTATTCGAAAGATTATCTGCGATTTCAAATGGAGTTAAAGACATTAGAGAAGTTATTTCAACTGCTAAGACTAATTTGAGCATGTATAACAAAAAAACTGTTTTGTTTATTGATGAAATTCATAGATTTAACAAATCGCAACAAGACGCATTGTTAGGATATGTTGAAGATGGAACAATTACTTTGATAGGTGCCACAACAGAAAATCCATTCTTTGAAGTGAACAAAGCTCTTTTATCTAGATGTCAAATTATCGAATTGAAACCGTTGACTGATAATGATATTAGAAATATTATAGAAAACGCACTTACAGAAGATAAAAAATTAAAAGAAATGAACATTCAAATAGATGAAAAAGCAATTGATGTTCTCGTAAATTCTGCAAATGGGGATGCGAGAAGTGCATTGAATGCTCTAGAGATTGCAGTCGAGAGCACAGATCAAGTTAATGGTTGCTTAATTATAGATGAAGATGCAATTAAAAATTCTGTATTTAAACCTGTTTTGAAATACGATAAAGAAGAAGATCACTATAATGTTATATCTGCATTTATTAAATCTATGAGAGGTTCTGATATTGACGCAGCTTTATATTACTTAGCAAGAATGATTGAAAGCGGTGAAGATCCTAAATTTATTGCCAGAAGAATGGTGATTTTTGCATCAGAAGATATTGGACTCGCAAATCCTGAGGCTTTGACTGTGGCTATTAATGTATTTAACGCAGTTAATTTAATAGGGCTACCAGAATGTAGGATAAATTTATCGAATGGTGTAATCTATCTTGCATCAAGTGAAAAATCTAATACATCATATATAGCGATCGATAAGGCATTGGAAGATATTCGCCAAAACAAGATTTACGATGTTCCTAGTCATTTAAAAGACGCTCACTATTATGGAGCAAAATCGTTGAATAGAGGTCTAGGATACAAATATCCACACAGTGACGATTCGTATCAACAATACTTACCTGACGAATTGAAAAATCAAAAATATTACGATCCAAAAGATATTGGATTTGAAAGCAAAATATATAAAAAAATAAGGAGTAAAGAATGA
- the asnS gene encoding asparagine--tRNA ligase has protein sequence MILIKDLIKDYEKYSDKEVEVGGWIKNSRFSKNVGFIELNDGTFFNPVQIVVGKDNEDFERAEKLKLSSAIIVVGKLVLTPNSKQPFEIQASKVIVEGESTDDYPLQKKRHTFEFLRTILHLRPRTNTFNAVFRVRSRLAFAIHKFFNERGFVYVHTPIITGSDAEGAGEMFRVTTLDLDNLPKDDDGNVDFTQDFFSKSTNLTVSGQLQAEAYALAFRNVYTFGPTFRSEHSNTPRHAAEFWMMEPEICFADLDDVCSLAEDMVRYIIKDVMENCEEEIKFFNSFVDKNLIERLTKVANKSFKKLTYTEAIDILKKSGEKFEYPVKWGMDLQTEHEKYLSEKVVDGPVFVTDYPKEIKAFYMRLNDDKKTVAATDLLVPGIGELIGGSQREERFELLDQKMDELGFNKEEYKWYLDLRKYGGVKHGGFGLGFERMVMYMTGMSNIRDVIPFPRTVGHCEY, from the coding sequence ATGATATTAATTAAAGATTTGATTAAAGATTACGAAAAGTATTCTGACAAAGAAGTTGAAGTTGGAGGTTGGATTAAAAACTCAAGATTTAGTAAAAATGTTGGTTTTATTGAACTAAATGACGGAACTTTCTTCAATCCTGTTCAAATTGTTGTAGGAAAAGATAATGAGGATTTTGAAAGGGCTGAAAAGTTAAAACTAAGCTCTGCAATTATTGTTGTAGGTAAATTAGTTTTGACTCCAAATTCTAAGCAACCATTTGAAATTCAAGCGTCAAAAGTTATTGTAGAAGGAGAATCTACTGATGATTATCCACTACAAAAGAAAAGACATACATTTGAATTTTTGAGAACAATTTTACACTTAAGACCAAGAACAAATACATTTAATGCTGTATTTAGAGTTAGAAGCAGATTAGCATTTGCTATTCATAAATTCTTTAATGAAAGAGGATTCGTTTATGTTCATACTCCAATTATAACAGGCAGTGATGCTGAAGGTGCTGGAGAAATGTTCAGAGTTACAACATTGGATTTGGATAATCTTCCAAAAGATGATGACGGAAATGTTGATTTCACACAAGATTTCTTCTCAAAATCTACTAACTTAACTGTAAGTGGTCAATTGCAAGCAGAAGCTTACGCACTAGCTTTCAGAAATGTATATACATTTGGACCAACTTTTAGAAGTGAACATTCTAATACTCCTAGACATGCGGCAGAATTTTGGATGATGGAACCTGAAATATGTTTCGCAGATTTGGATGATGTGTGTAGCTTAGCCGAAGATATGGTTAGATATATCATAAAAGATGTTATGGAAAATTGTGAAGAGGAAATTAAATTCTTTAATAGTTTTGTAGACAAGAACTTGATTGAAAGATTGACAAAAGTTGCAAACAAATCATTCAAAAAATTAACTTATACTGAAGCTATTGATATTCTAAAAAAATCAGGAGAAAAGTTTGAATACCCTGTTAAATGGGGAATGGATCTACAAACAGAACACGAAAAATATTTGAGTGAAAAAGTTGTTGACGGTCCAGTGTTTGTTACTGATTATCCAAAAGAAATCAAAGCTTTTTACATGAGACTTAATGACGACAAAAAAACAGTTGCTGCAACTGACCTTTTAGTTCCAGGAATTGGTGAGTTAATTGGTGGAAGCCAAAGAGAAGAAAGATTTGAATTATTGGATCAAAAAATGGATGAGCTAGGTTTCAACAAAGAAGAATATAAATGGTATCTTGATTTAAGAAAATACGGTGGGGTTAAACACGGCGGATTTGGACTTGGATTTGAAAGAATGGTAATGTACATGACAGGAATGTCAAATATAAGAGATGTCATTCCGTTCCCAAGAACTGTTGGACATTGTGAATATTAA